The following are encoded in a window of Amycolatopsis lexingtonensis genomic DNA:
- a CDS encoding DUF4192 domain-containing protein yields the protein MSLTIASTTTVVASLPALLGFFPDDSLVLITALANDDGSVTTGPLARIDLTRLTGHADDCARHFNRQCGNLTVSCVIGIVVRTVDEDNADDGSLPERTDVDSVIEQLAEHGFTDVDVVHVPAIAEGARWRSYLDADRTGVLPDPATTAAAAAAAAAVAAGNTIAASRDDVAARFTPAPEPLRARLGSRIAAATTNVALDEQHPTTAAARLTRADTAIRAAIRGELPADDADIVDLAATFATLPFRDALLAVPDDAARLAAENLVLHLWRHSCVPLAGKLATVVAVHAYLRGDGTGARIALEHADPRQPLMRLLTHLLNLAVPPSEVHEVIHNGSADARRTLLSEPAIDQT from the coding sequence ATGTCCCTCACGATCGCCAGCACCACGACCGTCGTCGCCAGCCTCCCGGCGCTGCTCGGCTTCTTCCCCGACGACTCCCTGGTGCTGATCACCGCACTCGCCAACGACGATGGGTCGGTCACCACCGGCCCGCTCGCCCGGATCGACCTCACCCGCCTCACCGGACACGCCGACGACTGCGCGCGGCACTTCAACCGGCAATGCGGCAACCTGACCGTTTCCTGCGTCATCGGCATCGTCGTCCGCACCGTCGACGAGGACAACGCCGACGACGGGTCGCTTCCGGAGCGCACCGACGTCGACAGCGTGATCGAGCAGCTGGCCGAACACGGCTTCACCGACGTCGACGTCGTGCACGTACCGGCGATCGCCGAAGGCGCCCGCTGGCGCTCCTACCTCGACGCAGACCGCACCGGCGTCCTGCCTGACCCCGCGACCACAGCCGCCGCGGCGGCCGCGGCGGCCGCCGTCGCCGCCGGGAACACCATCGCCGCCAGCCGGGACGACGTCGCGGCCCGGTTCACCCCCGCACCCGAACCCCTCCGCGCACGTCTTGGCTCCCGCATCGCCGCCGCCACCACCAACGTGGCCCTCGACGAACAGCACCCCACTACCGCGGCTGCCCGGCTCACCCGCGCGGACACCGCGATCCGCGCCGCTATCCGCGGCGAGCTGCCCGCCGACGACGCCGACATCGTCGATCTCGCCGCGACCTTCGCCACGCTGCCGTTCCGCGACGCCTTGCTCGCCGTTCCCGACGACGCGGCACGCCTGGCCGCCGAGAACCTGGTCCTGCACCTGTGGCGTCACAGCTGCGTTCCCCTCGCGGGGAAGCTGGCCACCGTCGTCGCGGTGCACGCCTACCTCCGGGGTGACGGGACCGGGGCGCGGATCGCGCTCGAGCACGCCGACCCCCGGCAGCCCCTGATGAGGCTGCTCACACACCTGCTCAACCTCGCAGTCCCGCCGTCGGAAGTCCACGAGGTGATCCACAACGGCAGCGCCGACGCTCGCCGCACCCTGCTCAGCGAGCCCGCGATCGACCAGACATGA
- a CDS encoding bifunctional DNA primase/polymerase, producing MTTTTPPTPALIPATNKLLAAALGAAGRGWPVFPLAPRSKRPAIADWQQRATCDPDRIRRWWLRHPIHNVGIACGPAGLLVLDLDAAHGPIPMHWARRGIAHGRDVLALLAQQAGEPDPVDTFTVATPRGGEHRFFARPPGSRLRSTVGARGRGLGWHVDTRGPGALVAAPGSLAVVHGGLVPYAIAWDLPVAVLPGWLVTALTPPPAPLPDTHPPSPLPATSRRVTAYVQAALTAECRNVTTATEGHRHITVYAAAAALGELLGNGWITAAAITHHLTNAARRHLGVADFDAAELATTIRDGIAAGREHPRVLTDRLALHPQPGSR from the coding sequence ATGACCACCACGACTCCGCCGACGCCGGCGCTCATCCCCGCCACCAACAAACTGCTGGCGGCCGCGTTGGGCGCCGCCGGGCGCGGGTGGCCGGTGTTCCCGCTCGCCCCGCGTAGCAAGCGGCCCGCCATTGCCGACTGGCAGCAGCGAGCCACCTGCGATCCCGACCGCATCCGCCGGTGGTGGCTCCGCCACCCGATCCACAACGTCGGCATCGCCTGCGGACCAGCAGGTCTGCTCGTGCTCGATCTCGACGCCGCCCACGGACCGATCCCCATGCACTGGGCTCGCCGCGGCATCGCCCACGGCCGCGACGTCCTCGCCCTGCTCGCCCAGCAGGCCGGCGAACCCGACCCGGTGGACACGTTCACCGTCGCGACCCCGCGCGGCGGTGAGCACAGGTTTTTCGCCCGGCCGCCCGGGTCGCGGCTGCGCAGCACTGTCGGCGCCCGCGGGCGCGGGCTCGGCTGGCACGTCGACACCCGCGGCCCCGGCGCGCTCGTCGCCGCCCCGGGATCCCTCGCCGTCGTCCACGGCGGCCTGGTGCCCTACGCCATCGCCTGGGACCTTCCGGTCGCGGTCCTGCCCGGCTGGCTCGTCACCGCCCTCACCCCACCACCGGCACCGCTGCCCGATACGCATCCGCCGTCACCGCTGCCCGCGACCAGCCGCCGGGTCACCGCCTACGTCCAGGCCGCCCTCACCGCCGAGTGCCGCAACGTCACCACCGCCACCGAAGGCCACCGCCACATCACCGTCTACGCCGCCGCAGCAGCACTCGGCGAACTCCTGGGCAACGGCTGGATCACCGCAGCCGCGATCACCCACCACCTCACCAACGCCGCCCGGCGGCACCTCGGCGTCGCCGACTTCGACGCCGCCGAGCTGGCCACCACCATCCGCGACGGCATCGCCGCCGGCCGAGAACACCCCCGCGTACTCACCGATCGCCTCGCACTCCACCCGCAGCCCGGTAGCCGCTGA
- a CDS encoding PP2C family protein-serine/threonine phosphatase — MHPHLPPVFDHIHRTSTYAAGHHPVWPHAPLPPGPCWTHATCRCGWAEIAESHRDARALARHHRRFAADHPTFLPGTALRIGGRAHQADATGTHVSLAGARQGWALADGIGDHLLAAHAAASAAATAAYAAAGSGAVVGLLAATGTLAAVHPGDTVMVVAAPLPPERGAGWDIAWVGDCRAYEYDPDTDVLTQLTIDHTQGQELRTNLADRYQDRPQHLEELAARRDNVVTSSVATADQYSLGRVTTTGPRRRLLLTSDGVHKPVPHASLVRACRTFSDPAACANRLTLAARYFGGTDNAAAMVIDPIPAPVELMP, encoded by the coding sequence ATGCATCCGCACCTTCCGCCGGTCTTCGACCACATCCACCGCACCAGCACCTACGCCGCCGGGCACCACCCCGTCTGGCCCCACGCCCCGCTGCCGCCCGGCCCGTGCTGGACGCACGCCACCTGCCGATGTGGCTGGGCCGAGATCGCCGAATCCCACCGAGACGCCCGCGCCCTGGCCCGCCACCACCGCCGCTTCGCCGCCGACCACCCCACCTTCCTGCCCGGGACGGCGCTGCGCATCGGCGGCCGCGCCCACCAGGCCGACGCCACCGGCACCCACGTCTCCCTCGCCGGAGCCCGCCAGGGCTGGGCCCTGGCCGACGGCATCGGCGACCACCTGCTCGCCGCCCACGCCGCCGCAAGCGCAGCGGCCACCGCCGCCTACGCCGCCGCCGGCAGCGGTGCCGTCGTCGGGCTGCTCGCCGCCACCGGCACCCTCGCGGCCGTCCACCCCGGCGACACCGTCATGGTCGTCGCCGCCCCGCTCCCGCCCGAGCGCGGCGCCGGCTGGGACATCGCGTGGGTCGGAGACTGCCGCGCCTATGAATACGACCCCGACACCGACGTCCTCACTCAGCTCACCATCGACCACACCCAAGGACAGGAGTTGCGCACCAACCTCGCCGACCGCTACCAGGACCGGCCGCAGCACCTCGAGGAGCTGGCCGCCCGGCGGGACAACGTCGTCACCAGCTCCGTGGCCACCGCCGACCAGTACTCCCTCGGCCGCGTCACCACGACCGGGCCGCGCCGTCGGTTGCTGCTGACCAGCGACGGCGTCCACAAACCCGTCCCGCACGCCTCCCTCGTCCGCGCGTGCCGCACGTTCAGCGATCCGGCCGCGTGCGCGAACCGGCTGACGCTCGCCGCGCGGTACTTCGGCGGCACCGACAACGCCGCCGCCATGGTCATCGACCCCATCCCGGCCCCGGTTGAGCTGATGCCATGA
- a CDS encoding ParB/RepB/Spo0J family partition protein — protein sequence MTSTMDLPTQRDTNKLTATPDTDLHPSDLDGVPTADNDTSSTDVEETPLDELSDTDRAALHAQWDAEIDTIVWVDPDEVLNAENVRTDNAEADEETTANVRAHGIVMAVNGYRDYDTGIIMITEGQRRRNNCRAAGIKLPIWMKTPPPADERKATIERIVRQLIENDVRRGLTLADKARGFQQLAAFNLKPAGIARKLALGKQGKAYVEKVLQAGQSELALEATERYDLDLLQAAVIAEFDEAGDTDTANELILTARTAPNNFAQLAARKRTERADKQRLAALTEDLTEELTTAGVTIFDQSLPDNTGDARSLDRLRPTPEHEPHTELTAEDHASCPGHGAWIETDHYDEQGNQIPVAVYGCADFLAHGHALSHAPAGRADFTLVPTGTGTSDDHESSDDEEAAEQADGVASARAAHAAAELERQKARIIRKWVIQNNKNWDASAGPRRQWLAALVQRSTAPKGAQLFLALQKAHGGYALRRAFERNHPLARTLFGLQDGATLADLTDKVAKAPTAGKATLYDLFLTLCAIEADLSRNTWRSPWGSAQAYMAAIISWGYPASDVERKVINPDTEQEVIAAQLGDLATDPTSDGGTTAGGDEADGAGAPDGDGSEHADVEDPADDLTAVVGDVDPAVTDGQSDIATGPTDDDDSAGTVQEPVEQGTEAEAELIGAAV from the coding sequence GTGACCAGCACGATGGATCTGCCCACCCAGCGCGACACCAACAAGCTGACGGCCACACCGGACACCGACCTCCACCCGTCCGACTTGGACGGTGTCCCCACCGCCGACAACGACACGTCCTCGACCGACGTCGAGGAGACGCCGCTCGACGAGCTGTCCGACACCGACCGCGCGGCGCTGCACGCGCAGTGGGACGCCGAGATCGACACCATCGTCTGGGTCGACCCGGACGAGGTGCTCAACGCAGAGAACGTGCGCACCGACAACGCCGAGGCCGACGAGGAAACGACGGCGAACGTCAGGGCCCACGGCATCGTGATGGCGGTCAACGGCTACCGCGACTACGACACCGGCATCATCATGATCACCGAAGGCCAGCGCCGCCGCAACAACTGCCGTGCAGCGGGCATCAAGCTGCCGATCTGGATGAAGACCCCGCCGCCGGCCGACGAACGCAAGGCCACCATCGAGCGGATCGTCCGCCAGTTGATCGAGAACGACGTCCGCCGCGGGCTCACCCTGGCCGACAAGGCCCGCGGTTTCCAGCAGCTCGCCGCGTTCAACCTCAAGCCCGCCGGAATCGCCCGCAAGCTCGCGCTGGGCAAGCAGGGCAAAGCCTACGTCGAGAAGGTCCTGCAGGCCGGGCAGAGCGAGCTGGCGCTCGAAGCCACCGAACGCTACGACCTCGACCTGCTGCAGGCCGCGGTGATCGCCGAGTTCGACGAGGCCGGCGACACCGACACGGCGAACGAGCTCATCCTCACCGCGCGTACGGCGCCGAACAACTTCGCCCAGCTCGCCGCGCGCAAGCGCACCGAACGCGCGGACAAGCAGCGGCTCGCGGCCCTGACCGAGGACCTCACCGAGGAACTGACCACCGCGGGCGTCACGATCTTCGACCAGAGCCTGCCCGACAACACCGGGGACGCCCGCTCGCTGGACCGGCTGCGCCCCACCCCCGAACACGAGCCCCACACCGAGCTGACCGCCGAAGACCACGCGTCCTGCCCGGGGCACGGCGCCTGGATCGAGACCGACCACTACGACGAGCAGGGCAACCAGATCCCGGTGGCCGTCTACGGCTGCGCCGACTTCCTCGCCCACGGCCACGCCCTCAGCCACGCCCCGGCCGGCCGCGCGGACTTCACCCTCGTGCCCACCGGCACCGGCACATCCGACGACCACGAATCGTCCGACGACGAGGAGGCAGCCGAGCAGGCCGACGGGGTCGCGTCAGCCCGTGCCGCCCACGCCGCCGCCGAACTCGAGCGCCAGAAGGCGCGGATCATTCGCAAGTGGGTGATCCAGAACAACAAGAACTGGGACGCCTCCGCAGGACCGCGCCGGCAATGGCTGGCCGCGCTGGTGCAGCGCAGCACCGCACCCAAGGGCGCGCAACTGTTCCTCGCGCTGCAGAAAGCCCACGGCGGCTACGCGCTGCGGCGCGCGTTCGAACGCAACCACCCGCTGGCCAGGACGCTGTTCGGTCTGCAGGACGGGGCCACGCTCGCCGACCTGACCGACAAGGTCGCCAAGGCCCCCACAGCGGGGAAAGCCACCCTCTACGACCTGTTCCTCACCCTCTGCGCGATCGAGGCGGACCTCTCCCGCAACACCTGGCGCAGCCCGTGGGGCTCCGCGCAGGCGTACATGGCCGCGATCATCAGCTGGGGCTACCCCGCCTCCGACGTGGAGCGGAAGGTGATCAACCCGGACACCGAGCAGGAGGTCATCGCCGCGCAGCTCGGCGACCTCGCCACCGACCCCACGAGCGACGGCGGCACGACCGCCGGGGGTGACGAGGCCGACGGTGCCGGGGCCCCGGACGGCGACGGCTCCGAGCACGCCGACGTCGAGGACCCCGCCGACGACCTCACCGCCGTGGTCGGCGACGTCGACCCCGCGGTCACGGACGGCCAGAGCGACATCGCGACCGGTCCCACCGATGACGACGACTCCGCCGGGACCGTTCAGGAGCCGGTCGAGCAGGGCACCGAGGCCGAGGCGGAGCTGATCGGCGCCGCGGTCTAG
- a CDS encoding tetratricopeptide repeat protein, producing the protein MWVGLETADKIGSVVGAVCGVLGLGLSAYGLLRAGHAEPPPAAGAAPVTNSITDLANTELVLQAGSIGGAVTAGDGNVVGDHNLVARPGGIVAGPGANVWLPALASPAEPLPPPTVELCVGRDTQVADVVAAWTAGRSVVIAGGPGIGKSTVLGRAITDPAIITSYGARRFVVSCDGAESASAVVDKMALALGVVPGEHLRNRVLSFLRETPCVLVLDNFETLSDADPAGAAELVVQVRADAAVLGVGYRGGGAPVGLTGMAEIVLGPLSSAAALEVFAAVAGDRHRGDSMVELLVAELDGVPLAITLLATLARTEVGLGTLMSAWRTKRTDLIAHASHPDRTSSLPVSIELSWDRLGPDARTALSLAALLPDGWPRDRPGLYLPDELAAGVVELGSRALLHSDPPRQRCLAPIRRHIAVHHPPEPAALAQLVARVQALAELAGGVGGPAGARTVDTVVPEFTNLVEVVQARLPHDPDLASLVRGLLVFQRFTGLGDDQLAREALGSDLEPRTRADTASALGTLYTTRGKNDRARELFGEALPLYRRVGDVLGEANCLRNLGSLEFHESDNDRARELFGEALPLYQRVGSVLGEANCLRNLGSLEFRESDNDRARELFGEALPLFRRVGDVLGEANCLHSLGELEFHESDNDRARELFGEALPLYQRVGSVLGEANCLHSLGELEFRESDNDRARELFGRALTLYQRIGDRYSQEATRGWLARLV; encoded by the coding sequence GTGTGGGTCGGGTTGGAGACCGCGGACAAGATCGGCAGCGTGGTCGGGGCCGTGTGCGGTGTGCTGGGGCTGGGGTTGTCGGCCTATGGCCTGCTGCGAGCCGGGCACGCGGAGCCTCCGCCCGCGGCAGGAGCCGCGCCGGTGACGAACTCCATTACCGACTTGGCGAACACCGAGCTGGTGCTGCAAGCCGGGAGCATCGGCGGCGCGGTCACAGCCGGCGACGGCAACGTCGTCGGGGACCACAATCTGGTGGCCAGGCCTGGCGGAATCGTCGCCGGACCGGGCGCAAATGTGTGGTTACCTGCGCTGGCTTCGCCTGCTGAGCCTCTGCCACCACCGACGGTCGAGCTGTGCGTCGGCCGTGACACCCAGGTGGCGGACGTGGTGGCCGCGTGGACCGCGGGCCGGTCGGTGGTGATCGCCGGCGGGCCCGGAATCGGGAAGTCCACGGTGCTCGGCCGCGCGATCACTGACCCGGCGATCATCACCTCCTACGGGGCACGCCGGTTCGTGGTGTCTTGCGACGGCGCCGAGTCGGCCAGTGCCGTGGTGGACAAGATGGCTCTTGCGCTCGGCGTCGTTCCGGGTGAGCACCTGCGGAATCGGGTGTTGTCGTTCCTGCGTGAGACGCCCTGTGTGCTGGTACTGGACAATTTCGAGACACTTTCGGACGCCGACCCTGCGGGCGCGGCCGAGCTGGTCGTGCAGGTGCGCGCCGACGCCGCGGTGTTGGGCGTCGGCTACCGCGGTGGGGGCGCCCCGGTCGGTCTGACCGGCATGGCCGAGATCGTGCTGGGGCCGCTTTCCTCCGCCGCCGCACTCGAGGTGTTCGCCGCGGTCGCCGGCGACCGGCATCGCGGCGATTCGATGGTCGAGCTGCTGGTGGCGGAGCTGGACGGGGTGCCGCTGGCGATCACGCTGCTGGCCACCCTGGCTCGCACCGAAGTCGGCTTGGGCACGCTGATGTCGGCTTGGCGGACCAAACGCACGGACCTGATCGCCCACGCCAGCCATCCGGACCGGACTTCCAGCTTGCCGGTGTCGATCGAACTGTCCTGGGACCGGCTCGGCCCGGACGCCCGCACCGCGCTGTCGCTGGCGGCGCTGCTGCCCGACGGCTGGCCACGAGACCGGCCGGGCCTTTACCTGCCCGACGAACTCGCTGCGGGCGTGGTCGAACTGGGCAGCCGGGCACTGCTGCACAGTGATCCTCCGCGGCAGCGTTGCCTGGCCCCGATCCGCCGCCACATAGCCGTGCACCACCCGCCGGAGCCGGCAGCGCTGGCTCAGCTCGTCGCGCGTGTGCAGGCCCTTGCCGAGCTGGCCGGCGGGGTTGGCGGCCCGGCCGGTGCTCGGACAGTGGATACGGTGGTGCCTGAGTTCACCAACCTCGTGGAGGTGGTCCAAGCCAGGCTGCCCCACGATCCTGACCTTGCATCGTTGGTGCGAGGGCTGCTGGTATTTCAACGATTCACCGGTCTCGGCGATGACCAGCTCGCCCGGGAGGCTCTTGGCTCCGACCTCGAGCCACGCACCCGAGCCGACACCGCCTCAGCCCTTGGGACGCTGTACACCACACGGGGGAAGAACGATCGCGCACGGGAGCTGTTCGGTGAGGCGCTACCGCTCTACCGGCGTGTCGGCGACGTGCTGGGTGAGGCCAACTGCCTGCGCAACCTCGGCAGCCTGGAGTTTCACGAGTCGGACAACGACCGTGCACGGGAGCTGTTCGGTGAGGCGCTACCGCTCTACCAGCGTGTCGGCTCCGTGCTGGGTGAGGCCAACTGCCTGCGCAACCTCGGCAGCCTGGAGTTTCGCGAGTCGGACAACGATCGCGCACGGGAGCTGTTCGGTGAGGCGCTACCGCTCTTCCGGCGTGTCGGAGATGTGCTGGGTGAGGCCAACTGCCTGCACAGCCTCGGCGAGCTGGAGTTTCACGAGTCGGACAACGATCGCGCACGGGAGCTGTTCGGTGAGGCGCTACCGCTCTACCAGCGTGTCGGCTCCGTGTTGGGTGAGGCCAACTGCCTGCACAGCCTCGGCGAGCTGGAGTTTCGCGAGTCGGACAACGATCGCGCACGGGAGTTGTTCGGTCGGGCGTTGACCCTTTATCAACGTATCGGAGACCGGTACTCCCAGGAAGCGACCCGTGGGTGGCTCGCACGTCTGGTCTAA
- a CDS encoding DUF1905 domain-containing protein: MTAVNPQQFRAVIAAGPRNHAVIAVPFAPDKTWGAKADHPVGGTIEGRRVRGRLSPIGGGWQLTITPMWLRDTGVTIGTEVTVELAPEGPQREDLADDIADALSGNPAAAAFFDTLAQFYRKAYLSWIDATTRRDFGKSNWPRFGTLIWPHRGRHVQTRSLPAATV, encoded by the coding sequence ATGACGGCCGTGAACCCGCAGCAGTTCCGCGCCGTCATCGCCGCCGGTCCGCGCAACCACGCGGTCATCGCTGTGCCATTCGCCCCGGACAAGACGTGGGGCGCCAAGGCCGACCATCCCGTGGGCGGCACGATCGAGGGTAGGCGGGTCCGCGGGAGACTGTCGCCGATCGGCGGCGGATGGCAGTTGACCATCACGCCGATGTGGCTGCGCGACACAGGCGTCACGATCGGCACCGAGGTGACCGTCGAGCTGGCCCCGGAAGGTCCCCAGCGGGAGGACCTCGCCGACGACATCGCCGACGCACTGTCCGGCAACCCCGCCGCCGCTGCCTTCTTCGACACGCTGGCGCAGTTCTACCGCAAGGCCTACCTCAGCTGGATCGATGCGACCACCCGCCGTGATTTCGGCAAGTCGAACTGGCCCCGGTTCGGCACTCTGATTTGGCCCCACCGCGGGCGACACGTTCAGACGCGTTCGCTGCCCGCTGCGACCGTCTAA
- a CDS encoding ATP-binding protein: MAAELGLGSRHHLIVVADIEGFGDQRRTGPHLQAVRIGLDAVMRAAFVAAGLQWDDCYREMRGDAVVALAPAEADKTAFLEMALPTLVMRLRVHNDTHPEAQRIRLRLALHAGEVGYDIHGVSSASLIRTFRLCDAPALKTALARSPGVLAVIASDVLFDDVIRHTPAAAPATWRPVPIAVKEVDTTGWLTLPDHPYPPDPPVRGVRPVVDHPFPSPGRVVPRQLPAAVRDFTGRAVHLTALDALIPTALDWNDSESRLERDRLDAQAVVITAVDGAGGIGKTTLALHWAHRIQDRFQDGTLHVNLRGYGPGAPVTPSDALSGFLRALGIAARAIPSELEDQSALLRSLLAGKRVLMVLDNARSPEQIRPLLPGSPGCMVVVTSRDSLTGLVITDAAHRLTLDLLDLPEALTLVTGILGDQRAAAEPDAVRELIRLCARLPLALRIAATRAAAHPHLSVADVVAELADDHTRLEILSETGDERAAVRAVFDWSYEQLPAEQARLFRRLGLHPGPDLTLPAAAAVAKRSPAETRPLLAALVSAHLIEPAAGGRYRFHDLLRAYAASQAHHHDTSGDRHQALESLLAWYTHTVCTADQYFFHLRTQMPAVVAEPSHPHSFSSHDEAWAWLTSERTNILAALQHAADRQLDHHTVPLAHACRFLASGAGDRKIDCYTAGIAAAQRVGNRVQEAVLLLIRGEAETYSGRWEKSRIDFDRAVTLAEQLDDRGLLAKALHGHSNLLVQQGKFAEALRWLNRTLPLTREVGTTRMEALVNGALSTAHLGLGHLRLALKYAERNLRLRRQADDFDGEAWALTQLARIRQELGDLEQAVALCRDAIAIGRSIPLHRDETVAEPLVILAACLYDLGHTAEAIVSWQEAAAVYDETGYPYRGAEVRQRLQDVQVKP; the protein is encoded by the coding sequence ATGGCAGCGGAACTGGGGTTGGGTTCGCGGCATCACTTGATCGTGGTGGCCGACATCGAGGGGTTCGGGGACCAGCGGCGGACGGGTCCGCATCTACAGGCAGTACGCATCGGGCTCGATGCGGTCATGCGAGCGGCTTTCGTCGCGGCAGGACTTCAATGGGATGATTGCTATCGCGAAATGCGAGGAGACGCCGTCGTCGCGCTTGCGCCAGCCGAGGCGGACAAAACGGCATTCCTTGAGATGGCGTTGCCGACGCTGGTGATGCGTCTGCGAGTGCACAACGACACCCACCCCGAGGCACAGCGGATCCGGCTGCGGCTGGCCCTGCACGCCGGAGAGGTCGGCTACGACATCCACGGTGTCTCCTCCGCCTCACTGATCCGGACATTCCGGCTGTGCGACGCCCCGGCGCTGAAGACAGCACTGGCCAGGTCGCCGGGCGTTCTAGCGGTGATCGCCTCGGACGTGCTGTTCGACGACGTCATCCGCCACACGCCGGCCGCCGCGCCCGCCACCTGGCGCCCCGTCCCCATCGCAGTGAAAGAAGTCGACACCACGGGCTGGCTCACCCTGCCGGACCATCCCTACCCACCTGACCCACCGGTGCGCGGTGTCAGGCCAGTTGTCGATCATCCCTTCCCCAGCCCGGGAAGGGTCGTGCCGCGACAGCTGCCGGCGGCAGTACGGGACTTCACGGGCCGGGCCGTGCACCTGACCGCCCTCGACGCCTTGATCCCAACCGCCCTCGACTGGAACGACTCGGAAAGCCGCCTCGAGCGCGACAGGCTGGATGCCCAGGCGGTCGTGATCACCGCCGTCGATGGAGCCGGCGGGATCGGCAAGACAACCCTCGCCTTGCATTGGGCCCACCGGATCCAGGACCGATTCCAGGATGGGACGCTGCACGTCAACCTGCGCGGCTACGGCCCCGGAGCTCCCGTCACCCCAAGCGACGCACTCAGTGGATTCCTGCGCGCGCTCGGGATTGCAGCCCGCGCCATCCCCAGTGAGCTGGAGGACCAATCGGCGTTGCTGCGGTCACTGCTGGCGGGCAAGCGGGTGTTGATGGTGCTGGACAACGCCCGCAGCCCAGAGCAGATCCGGCCGCTGCTGCCTGGCTCTCCCGGCTGCATGGTCGTAGTGACCAGCCGCGACAGCCTCACCGGGCTGGTCATCACCGACGCCGCCCACCGACTTACCCTCGACCTGCTTGACCTGCCCGAGGCACTCACCCTGGTCACAGGCATACTCGGCGACCAGCGAGCCGCCGCCGAACCCGACGCCGTCAGGGAGCTGATCAGGCTCTGCGCACGGCTGCCGCTGGCGCTGCGGATCGCTGCTACCCGCGCCGCCGCCCATCCTCACCTGAGCGTCGCCGACGTGGTCGCCGAACTGGCGGACGACCACACCCGCCTCGAAATCCTGAGCGAAACCGGCGACGAGCGCGCCGCGGTCCGCGCCGTGTTCGACTGGTCCTACGAACAACTCCCTGCCGAACAAGCACGGTTGTTCCGGCGCCTTGGACTCCATCCCGGCCCTGACCTGACCCTCCCTGCAGCTGCGGCGGTAGCCAAACGGTCTCCCGCCGAGACTCGCCCGCTACTGGCCGCTCTCGTGAGTGCTCACCTGATCGAACCCGCCGCGGGTGGACGGTACCGATTCCACGACCTACTGCGTGCCTACGCCGCCAGCCAAGCCCACCACCACGACACTTCCGGCGACCGGCATCAGGCGCTTGAATCCCTTCTGGCTTGGTACACCCACACCGTCTGCACCGCCGACCAGTACTTTTTCCACCTGCGAACACAGATGCCGGCGGTTGTGGCCGAACCCAGCCACCCGCACAGCTTCTCAAGCCACGATGAGGCCTGGGCCTGGCTCACCAGCGAACGCACCAACATCTTGGCCGCATTGCAGCACGCCGCCGATCGCCAGCTCGATCACCACACCGTCCCCCTGGCCCACGCCTGCCGCTTCCTCGCTTCAGGCGCTGGGGATAGAAAAATAGACTGCTACACCGCCGGGATCGCCGCTGCACAACGAGTCGGTAACCGTGTTCAAGAAGCGGTTCTACTCCTCATCCGCGGAGAAGCGGAGACGTATTCAGGGCGGTGGGAGAAGAGCCGGATCGACTTCGATCGAGCGGTCACACTGGCCGAGCAACTGGACGACCGCGGATTGCTTGCCAAAGCTCTGCACGGACACAGTAATCTGCTGGTCCAGCAGGGAAAGTTTGCCGAAGCCTTGCGGTGGCTCAATCGGACGTTGCCTCTCACCAGGGAGGTCGGGACTACCCGCATGGAAGCCTTGGTGAACGGCGCGCTCAGTACAGCCCACCTCGGCCTTGGTCATCTTCGCCTCGCGCTCAAGTACGCCGAACGGAATCTTCGCTTGCGTCGCCAAGCCGACGACTTCGATGGCGAGGCGTGGGCATTAACACAATTGGCGCGCATCCGGCAAGAACTAGGAGACCTGGAGCAGGCCGTTGCGTTGTGCCGGGATGCAATTGCCATCGGTCGAAGCATACCGCTTCACCGCGATGAGACCGTCGCGGAACCGCTGGTCATCCTCGCCGCCTGCCTGTACGACCTTGGCCACACCGCAGAGGCGATCGTTTCATGGCAGGAAGCGGCCGCTGTCTATGACGAGACCGGCTATCCCTACCGGGGCGCCGAGGTTCGCCAGCGCCTCCAGGACGTCCAAGTCAAGCCCTGA